The Lycium ferocissimum isolate CSIRO_LF1 chromosome 8, AGI_CSIRO_Lferr_CH_V1, whole genome shotgun sequence DNA segment tatacccaaattgggggttttgctttaaatttgaaattgggtaaatctatgagttaatttagcaattagtggttgggttatgatcacctagtgcttaatttgatattttgctttcgaatttcccattttgcccttgtgggcctattttcccaaatttctagggttagaattgacctaaattgaatagtagcaatattagtatcattcttcatgatttctaatctagatttcgaatatgcctagactactttggttctgaggctcagcggaaaggcaaggcaaaggagtgagttgttggtgttgcggttcggccatccaggtaggttatggcttacctttggtgagacttcgtatagcaaagcatatatttagattatattgtcggagacaacatgtgaaccttcgggtatgaagttgggttggatattgccttaggttgggccctgttgtgtgtttggggctagccaccccgttgtgttgtgatttgattgttctattgtgttggcttgatgccatgagttgttgatagatattggattctgttttatcatcttgattacgatattgttggcgtacccactgttggtacttgtgattcggttatattgttggcatacccactgttggtatttgtgattcggatatattgttggtatttgtgattcgtacccattgttggtacttgtgatattgagcatgattattgatgttgatacatgcattgcacacactctcattttcatgatacctTGTTGAGATATACGATGATACTTGATGACACActttgatgagctgggctcgattttacttgagtgacgtgagatggccgatatccgatgttagttccgaaatcgttgattgagtgagtgcatggactccgcgggtcccccagagtggtgccggtgagaacccccgtgggcaaagatcggGGTCCCGTCGTATCTTTTGGGCAAAGatcgggacgggtggcacttagacttcgcgagtcacactgggttgtgctaccgagatgtcgatattttcgtccggagtacatgtgtacacaacatttgcatggcattgcattgcattcatacactattgcattgcattgcattatggcttgattttgagatgttttggtgttgtacttgtgatgttggattcggacttgatatattcagacttggcacatttgggattagatgctttacttaggcgatgacgtgtacttggattcgattacatttgatttatacttgttggtttatctgcttatctgctttattatctggattgtgttagctatgcttagtcggccgatgatgcctaccagtactattGTTTTGTACTTGACTACGCACTTgcgcattcctttatgaatgcgagtatcgAGTTGGATCTTTCTTATTTACACGTGGTGATAGTCGCTTCGACATTATCTTCGAGTTTCCGGGGTGAGCATGGCCGTTCgttgccttgaagacttctctatctttatgtcctattcCCTTCAGAGACATAGagactttatgtattattattccagacttgtattattccccttttagatgctcttgtattattcagactagaccatatatatatatatatatatatatatatatatatatatatatatatatatatatatatatatatcgtgagacttacgtatttattctattccgttgcttgatttaattatttatgtcttaattatcgttgggttaagggttcgcttatcgaggtgggagaggtaagtgcccgcacggcttatgccaaaatgggtcatgacaagttggtatcagagccctaggttacccggtctataatacaagagcgtgtctagtagagtctcgtggatcggtacgatgagctccgtacttatctgcgagaggctataggacatttagaaaatctcactttctttcattctttcgtgctactttattctaattggtatctggaaagatcaaattggtatctgactcttatctcttctctcacagatggtgaggactcgagctacgatGGCTCGAGGTCAGGTGCCAGAGCCCGTAGCTACGGTTGGCACCCGAGGGCGAGCGACAGCCAGAGGGCGTGGCAGAGTGAGAGGCGCGGGGCCGCCCGGGCCGGGGGCGGGGCTCTGCGATGGTACAATGGCGAGAGAGGTCTCCTTCTCTCGAGCCCGAGTATCAGCCGGATCGAGGCCAGGCCGCAGAGGATGGTGTGGCCCCAGCACGGACACAACCTGAGGTTACTTCTGATCAggccatgcatgatactatGGCCAGAGTTTTACTTCATCTTGATGCCCAGCAGGCGGCAGCCGGTGTTACTACTCCCGGCGGGGGTTCACAGACCAGAGTTGGGgcgcagacccctgagcagggACCTACGCGGGTAGCACATCCCGCCGCAGCTATGGCTCCTCGCATTGATGCGATACCCGCTCCTGGTGATgatattaggcccatggagggcGCTGTTATGACTGCTTCTGATCAGGACCTTGTTGGGAGattcaggaagttagagccgCCGAGGTTTGCTGGTACTTCgtctgaggatgcttatgagtttattcttgatatgcacgAGTTGCTGCACCGGATGGGGATCGTGGAGACCCACGgggttgattatgtgtcctaccagtttcgcggcgacgcgaagacgtggtggaggtatttcgtggcttgcagacctgagggttcccctcctttgacttggactcagttttaccgggccttccttgagaagtatgtgcctcgGTCTTTGCGAGAGGCGCGTAGGGAGGAGTTTTTGCATCTTGAGTAGAGGGGCATGTCTTTGGAGTCCTATGTGACCCGTTTTCTATATTTGGCCCGCTATTCTACTCCtttgatccctactgaggccGATAGGATCAGGCGTTTTGTTGGGGGACTAGTGGGCTCTCTACAGATTCCTTGTCTTCAGATGGagtctatgggggcttccttccagtccattatcgagcatgcttctatggttgagggcgcTAAGGCCCGTGCTTTTGGTGGTAGTGACAAGAGGCCACGTCAGACTGGCAACTTTGGGGGTTCTAGTTCGAGGGGCGCCGGTCAGTTTTCGAGGCCACCTCAGCCATATTTCGGCCGTCCGTGCATTCGGCATTACGAGGCTTCCCCAGTGAGCCACCCGGCgagagctcctgagagttcGTTCTCCTGACCAATGGACAAGGCTGCTTCATCAGGGTCTTCAGCTTCTGTGTATCAGCATTCGTCTCCTATTACCTGTTATTCTTGTGGAGAGGTTGGGCATGTTGCTAGGAGATGTCCCCGACCCAGGCGGGATTATCAGCCGCCGAGGACTCCGACATCATCTGGTGGTCGAGGTGGGACTTCTCAAaaaggcggtgctcagtcaggccgcggtgcttctcatggttctagaggtggtTCCCAGCCAGCTAGAGGTGGTTCTCAGAGTGCGAGAGGGGGATCTCAGGGTGGGCGtggtggagcccattgttactcGTTTCCTGGTaggcccgaggcagaggcctcagatgctgtgatttcaggtaccatttatgtccgtcatagagcaacatctgtgttatttgatcctggatccacctattcgtatgtatctacatttcatgccgttggttgggatttgccttgtgatagcatagatatacctgttcatgtgtctactccggtcggagattctgtgattgttgatcgagtctaccgatcttgtttggttacttttatggggtatgacacttgggtagatttgatgattctcgatatggtggactttgatgttatattgGGGATGTcttggctttctccttatcacgcgatcttggactgtcacacCAAGATagtcaccttagccatgccgggcattcctaggctcgagtggaggggtactcctagtcccgcttcgaagaagatcatttccttccttcgggcgaagaagttagtaagtaaggggtgtttggcttatttagctcatgttcgtgatacgacgGTTGCATCTCCACTCTTTGAGTCTATCcttattgtgagcgagttcgcggaggtattccgtcggatctgccgggtatgccacccgatcgcgacattgatttctgtattgacttggatccgggcactcgtcctatttctattccgccatatcggatggcacctgctgagttgagagagcttaaggagcagttataggatttgttgagcaaggggttcattagaccgagtgtctccccttggggtgctcctgtgttatttgtgaagaagaaagatgggaccatgaggatgtgtattgattaccgccagttgaacaaggtcactattcggaacaagtgtcctatgcctcgtattgatgatctatttgaccagcttcagggtgcttcggtgttttcaaagattgatttgcgtttcggctatcaccagttgaagatcagggcggaggatattccgaagacaacatttcggacgagatatggccactatgagtttctagtgatgtcttttgggcttaccaatgccccgatttgcatttatgactttgatgaatggcatctttaggccattccttgattcctttgtgattgtgtttattgatgacatcttggtgtattccaagagtagagaggagcatgagagccatcttcgttctgttcttgggttgttgaagaaacatagcctatttgctaagttttctaagtgtgagttttagttggagtctgtagcattcttgggccatgttgtgtctaaggatgggattatggttgatccacagaagattgaggctatgaggggttgggcgaggcccactattattactgagattcgtagttttgtgggtttggccagctattaccgtcgctttgtgaagggttttgctgctattgcttcatctttgaccagattgactcaaaaggatgttcccttccagtggatatatgattgtgaggagagctttcaaaagctaaagcttcttttgactacagctccgatcttagcattacccgtggagggtaaggatttcgccatctattgtgatgcctcccgtatgggtttgggtgttgtgttgatgcaggagggtagagtgatagcttatgcttcccgtcagttgaaggttcatgagaagaattaccctacccatgatttggagttgttgttgtggtcttcgctttgaagatttggaatCATTACTTGTATGGTTTCCATTGTGagattttcaccgatcaccgtagtcttcagcatgtgtttacccagagagatcttaattccaggcagcgccgatggatggagctcctgaaggactatgacatctctattttgTATCATCCCGAGAAAGCCAATGTgatggctgatgccttgagtcgcaaggcagtgagtatggggagtttagctcgattgattattttcgagcgtccgttggccatggaggttcagactctggccaacagcttcgttcgccttgatatttcagcccgggcaggattttggcttgtgtagaggcgaggtcgtctttattggatcggatcaggactcatcagtttgaggatgctcagttgagcaagattcgagatagagttttgaggggtgaggccaaggaggccgtgattgattctgagggcattttgaggattagaggacgcgtgtgcgttcctcgtgttggtgatttgattcagttgatcttgtctgaggctcatagctctcgctattccattcatccggggcgactaagatgtaccgtgacttgagacaacactattggtggcgtcggatgaagagagatatagttgattttgtggctaagtatGGGAAATTGTCGGcgggtaaagtatgagcaccggCGACCGGTGGGGTGCTTCGAGAGGATGCCCGttccgagtggaagtgggagaggattaccatggattttgtcacgggtcttccgaagacccttggcaagtttgattctatttgggtgatagttgatcggttgactaagtccgctcactttgttccagttcaggttttctataccgcggagaagttagccaagatgtacattcgggatattgtgagattgcatggggttcctatttctgttgtatctgatcggggtactatttTCACTTCCCGTTTCTGGAGGGcgtttcatgaggagttgggtacccgattggatcttagtacaacttttcatccccagactgatggccagtccgagcggaccattcaggtgctcgaggacatgttgagagcgtgtgttattgattttggtggtcattgggatcaacacttgccattggtagagtttgcgtacaataacaattatcattcgagtattggcatggcgccttttgaggctttatatggtaggagatgtagatctccggttggttggtttgatggatTCGAGGCTCGGCCTTGGAGTACagatttgttgagagagtcccttgatagagtgagagttatttaggccaagcttttggcagctcagagtcggcaaaagatgtatgcggaccgaaaggtccgggatttgaagtttgctattggtgaccaggttctattgaaggtttcacccatgaagggtgttatgaggtttggtaagaggggcaagttgagccccaggtatattggtccatttgagattgttgaccgtat contains these protein-coding regions:
- the LOC132066354 gene encoding uncharacterized protein LOC132066354 → MVQWRERSPSLEPEYQPDRGQAAEDGVAPARTQPEVTSDQAMHDTMARVLLHLDAQQAAAGVTTPGGGSQTRVGAQTPEQGPTRVAHPAAAMAPRIDAIPAPGDDIRPMEGAVMTASDQDLVGRFRKLEPPRFAGTSSEDAYEFILDMHELLHRMGIVETHGVDYVSYQFRGDAKTWWRYFVACRPEGSPPLTWTQFYRAFLEKYVPRSLREARREEFLHLE